TGCTTGTTCATATTTCCCCTCCCTCTCACATTCACTATAACTAATATTTTGGTATCACAAATAGACCGGATTATTTATAATAGATATCAAATAAATTGATAGCTGGAGGAAATATCTTGAATTTTAATGATTTATTTATTTTTCGAACAGTCGTACAAGCGGGAAGTTTTTCTAAGGCAGCCGCAGAACTCAATTACTCACAATCTAATATTTCAATGAAAATACAAAATCTTGAAGAATTATATAATGTAACATTTTTTTATCGTGGACATCGTGGGATTCGTTTAACACCTAAAGGAGAACAATTTTATGAAATCGTCTTAAAAATGTTACATCTGTATGATAAATCCTTTGAAATGCTCCATGATACGGGAGAACAAAAAGGTTTTCTGCGTATTGGTTCAATGGAAACTACTGCTGCACTACATTTACCAACACTTTTAACTAAATTTCATAAGTCATATGCACAGATAGAGTTAACAATTTTAACGAGTACATCGATGGAGAATATTAAACGATTAGAAAATTATGAGTTAGATGGTGCATTTGTTACAGGGCCTGTTTATAAAGAGCATATTTTAGCAAAGGAATTTATTAATGAGGAGCTTGTAATCATTTCGTCAAACGTGCATAAACGAATTGAAAAATTGCGCGATATAGAAAATTGCACACTTATTACTTTCCGTCACGGCTGCTCTTATCGGGCTATTTTAGAACATTGGTTACATGAAGACAGTGTGCAACCACAGAAAAGAATGGAGTTTGGAACACTTGATGGAATTATAGGCTGTGTAGCTGCCGGACTTGGGGTAACGCTCCTGCCACGTGCGATTGCAGAAAAATATCTGGCTACGCAGCCACTCGCCATTCATGTACTGGCAACAAAGCAAACACAAATCCCTACTTGGTTCATTTATCGTCAAGATGATTTTCAACCACCTGCGCTAACATATTTCATTGAATCGATTGGAGCGTACCAACAGCTTAGACAGCTGTAAAAATTGCCGATAATGACAGCCTCCAAAGACTGAGAAATAATAGATGAAGATACTATTTTTAACAGGCTAAACTATACCAAACATCATGCGATTGCTAGCTATGATATCAATTCCCAAGGCTACTTCACGACAATTTAAGCGGAAAAAGCTATACTAAATATAGTTATGAAACATTTTGAATTTACGTTATGAAGGAGAACTAAATGGACTTATTTATCGCTAGTGATCGCCAATTGCCAATCCGTTATTATGTAAATGAAGCTATTTGGATTCGCCGTGGTTGTTTTTCACCACCGCAATTAACATTGCCCTTTTTTGTGGAAGTTGAAATTAAGAACAGCTACAATTTACCAATTATCACTCAATATATTCGAGAATTCCAATGTCAATATAAGTACACTGAAATGCAAATTTTAATTAAGGACCAAACTATATTGGCTGAAATGCATGATATGCTCACTGAGCAGTTACTGAGCAATCACATGGTTTCCATACACCCACTTTTACCTAAGTAATTATTAAAAAGGTAACATATCGAGATTCGTTCAACTTGAACCTATAGCTACTGCATCGATTAAAATTAATTTAGAAAGTTCATGGTCATTAATTACAAATGGTACTTCAGATGGTTCAACCCAAATTCTAGTACACGATTCATGTTCTCGGAGAAAAGGCAAGCATTCAAGAACATCCATTCTAAAAAATGCCTGATAACCAATTACGGGATATTTACCTTTTGAATTAAACAATGGATTTTCTTTATGACTCACTTCGATTGCACCTATGTATTGGATTGTTCCCTTTACATATCCCTCTTCATAGGACTCACGAAATATAGCTTCTTCTATATTCTCTCCAGTTTCTACGTGACCACCTGGATAATTAAAACCACGATGTTTAATATGGGATAATAATACCTTTCCATCTTTCATACACACGGCATGAACACTTGTCACAATTAATGAATTAGTTAATTTCATTCGAGGCATCCAAGTTAGTTTTACTTTGCCTCCATCCCAGTCAACAATAATAGTCTGCATGTATTTCCCCCGCTTTGTATAGTTACTTTTTAATAAATATCCTTATATTTCCTTTCTATAACCTTTCACAAATTCCTCTTAATCAACAATCTTTTTTTCGTTAGCTACATTAAATTTGAAATAGTGATTTGGATTTCATTAAATTACAATGATTTTGAGAAACATTAAAAACATAAAATTATCCTTCTCTAAATATGCATACAATTGGGTTAAGAAGAATAGAAACCTAATAGAGAGATAATGCAAAATTTAGCAAATGAAAAATAAAGTGGGGTGTAGAAGAAATGCTTGAAATAAGTGATGCAAAAGAATTAGTACTCGGAATTGTGCAGCATGATCCATTGTTTATCGTTCTACAACATACACCATTAGAAGAAACACTTTATGGTGATGCCTATTTAACACACATCCATGAAAAAAAATATTATAGTATTTCAGAAGTTGCAGGTTGGTTTGAAATAACGGATGCTATGCTTCGTTACTACATTAAACCTTTTGACCAGTATATTTTTGATAGCGCCTCTAATCATCAAATCACGAATATTCGGTTGGACCTCCCTGCCATTTTACGACTTCGGATGATACTACTTTTAAAGGACGAACACCGTGTAAAGGGCTTAAAACTTCTTCTAGGAATTGACGATAGCGGTCAGCAAATTAAACATCAAATTACGGCTACCACTCTTGCTTCATCAGATGATTTAGCCCATAAAGTCGATGTTTTAGGAAGTGTCCTACAGCAAATGATACAAACCGGTTTATTTCATATGGAACCTAATGAAAAGCAAGGAACATTGCACATTACGATTAACGAAGATTTTTTAGCTCAAAATGTTCTTTCTTCCGAATCGAACCGCAAAATCGAAGACATCCAAAATGAAACAAATGAACTGAAACATATAAATGAACATCTCCAAAAACAAATGCTAGAATTACAAGAAGGTAGCGTAAAGGATATCGTAAAAAAAATCCGTGAACGCCATATTGAAAATGAAATCGTTTCAACATTACGCACAGAAGCACTGCAACAATTTTCACTAGAGAATAAGTCAGGATTTTTCGCAAAAATTTTTAGATCCTCACAAATTGAGATGGAAAAAGAGCAGTTTGTTTTTAGCTATATTTCACAACATTTAGAAGAACGCTTGGAAGCAGCACTCAATACGTATTACGGTGCCTGACACACAAACAATTCTGAATTGTTTGTGTGTCAGGCACCTCAAAGGAGTTGGTTTTTTGAAAGAACATGCAATTACATTAAATGCTGTCGAAAAACGTTTTCATCATAAACAAGTCATAGCACCATTATCTTTCGACATTCCAACAGGTCAGTTAATTGGCTTACTTGGTCCTTCTGGCTGTGGGAAAACGACATTGATAAAATTAATAATGGGAATGTTACAGCCTGATAATGGTACTATTCATGTATTTGAGTACACCGTTCCCCATAAGCAGTTGTTAATGGATATAGGGTACATGGCGCAATCTGATGCTCTTTATTCAGATTTAACAGGTGCCGAAAATCTGCATTTTTTTGCAAAACTTTATCGATTATCAAAAAAAGAACGGCTTGAGCGTGTGACGTACGCTGCAAATCTTGTTCGTTTAACTGACGAATTAAATAGTAAAGTAATGCATTATTCAGGGGGGATGAAAAGGAGGTTGTCACTGGCAATTGCCCTTATTCAAAATCCAAAGTTATTAATTTTGGATGAACCTACAGTAGGGATTGATCCTGTATTAAAACATGAAATTTGGCAGGAGCTAACTCGTCTAAAAGAGCAAGAACATAAAACTATTTTAGTAACTACACATGCAATGGACGAGGCTGAACGCTGTGATCAATTAGCTATACTACGTAACGGCCACATTCTAGCTCAAGGTACACCGTTAGAATTGAAAACAAAATATAAAGCAAAAGATTTTGATGAAGTGTTTATAAAAGCTGGGGGTACAATACAATGAGAATTGTCGCACTAGTTACAAGAATTATTCAGCAAATGCGACGCGATAAACGCACACTTGCACTGCTATTTCTTGCCCCCCTCCTCGTGCTTTCATTAATGTATTTTATTTTTAATAGTAATGAGCAAGTTGTCACACTTGTTGTCTCACATGTTCCTACAGAGCTTATTGAAAAACTGGAAGCTGCTGATTTTGAAGTTACAGAAAATAATGATGTTACTATAGCCAAACTAAAAGAACAAAAATATGATGGTTGGTTAGCACTTCACAACAATCAAATAAAGCTCACCTTATTAAATGATGATCCTACTACTACTAAAGC
The genomic region above belongs to Lysinibacillus sp. FSL W8-0992 and contains:
- a CDS encoding LysR family transcriptional regulator, with amino-acid sequence MNFNDLFIFRTVVQAGSFSKAAAELNYSQSNISMKIQNLEELYNVTFFYRGHRGIRLTPKGEQFYEIVLKMLHLYDKSFEMLHDTGEQKGFLRIGSMETTAALHLPTLLTKFHKSYAQIELTILTSTSMENIKRLENYELDGAFVTGPVYKEHILAKEFINEELVIISSNVHKRIEKLRDIENCTLITFRHGCSYRAILEHWLHEDSVQPQKRMEFGTLDGIIGCVAAGLGVTLLPRAIAEKYLATQPLAIHVLATKQTQIPTWFIYRQDDFQPPALTYFIESIGAYQQLRQL
- a CDS encoding NUDIX domain-containing protein, whose amino-acid sequence is MQTIIVDWDGGKVKLTWMPRMKLTNSLIVTSVHAVCMKDGKVLLSHIKHRGFNYPGGHVETGENIEEAIFRESYEEGYVKGTIQYIGAIEVSHKENPLFNSKGKYPVIGYQAFFRMDVLECLPFLREHESCTRIWVEPSEVPFVINDHELSKLILIDAVAIGSS
- a CDS encoding ABC transporter ATP-binding protein, translating into MKEHAITLNAVEKRFHHKQVIAPLSFDIPTGQLIGLLGPSGCGKTTLIKLIMGMLQPDNGTIHVFEYTVPHKQLLMDIGYMAQSDALYSDLTGAENLHFFAKLYRLSKKERLERVTYAANLVRLTDELNSKVMHYSGGMKRRLSLAIALIQNPKLLILDEPTVGIDPVLKHEIWQELTRLKEQEHKTILVTTHAMDEAERCDQLAILRNGHILAQGTPLELKTKYKAKDFDEVFIKAGGTIQ